In a genomic window of Cyclopterus lumpus isolate fCycLum1 chromosome 13, fCycLum1.pri, whole genome shotgun sequence:
- the tada2a gene encoding transcriptional adapter 2-alpha — MDRLASFGNDPFDKPPCRGCSSLLTEPYIKCAECGPSPFLLCLQCFTKGFEYKKHESDHKYEIMTSDFPVLESGWTAQEEMALLEAVMDCGFGNWQDVAYQMRTKTKEECESHYMKNFIHNPLFSSTLLSLRKTKDSRFAEGAIPFKPTDDPPRPTFDSVLSRDMAGYMPARADFMEEFDNYAEWDLKDIDFVEDDSDILRALKLSVVDIYHSRLRERQRRKKVIRDHGLINLRKFQMLERCYPKEVQELYDVMRRFARVVGPIEHDKFIESHALEFELRREIRRLQEYRKAGIKSFCSAKVYERAKRMREEERRKRTMLCDVLQYIQDGRACQQWLSKQAAIDAGITPAVTTITVSATGRRSAPPLNLTGLPGTEKLNEREKELCQVVRLVPGAYLEYKQALLNECRRQGGLRLAQARALIKIDVNKTRKIYDFLIKEGYITKA, encoded by the exons ATGGACCGCCTGGCATCTTTTGGAA ATGATCCTTTTGATAAACCACCATGCAGAGGCTGCTCCTCTCTTCTAACTGAGCCGTATATTAAGTGTGCAGAATGTGGACCCTCACCTTTTTTACTCTGCCTCCAG tgtttcaccAAAGGATTTGAATACAAGAAGCACGAGAGTGATCACAAATATGAAATCATG ACATCGGACTTCCCTGTGCTCGAGTCTGGGTGGACGGCACAGGAAGAGATGGCCCTGCTGGAAGCAGTCATGGACTGTGGCTTTGGAAACTG GCAGGATGTGGCATATCAGATGCGCACTAAAACCAAGGAGGAATGTGAGAGCCACTATATGAAAAATTTCATCCATAACCCGCTATTCTCCTCCACCTTGCTCAGCCTCCGGAAAACAAAAGACTCGCGCTTTGCAGAGGGCGCTATTCCGTTCAAAC CCACTGATGATCCTCCGCGGCCGACATTTGACTCAGTGCTGTCTCGAGATATGGCTGGATACATGCCCGCCAGAGCAGATTTCATGGAG GAGTTTGACAACTACGCAGAATGGGACTTGAAAGACATCGACTTTGTGGAAGATGATTCAGACATCCTGCGTG CACTCAAGCTTTCAGTGGTTGATATTTATCATTCAAGActaagagagagacagcgaaGGAAAAA GGTTATCCGAGACCACGGACTGATCAACCTGCGGAAATTCCAGA tgCTGGAGCGATGTTACCCAAAGGAGGTGCAGGAGCTGTATGATGTCATGAGACGATTTGCCAGAGTGGTTGGACCAATTGAACACGACAAATTCATTGAAAGTCATGCAC TGGAGTttgagctgaggagagagatTCGCAGGCTGCAGGAGTACAGAAAGGCAGGGATCAAGTCTTTCTGCA GTGCCAAGGTGTATGAGCGGGCGAAGCGAATGCGGGAGGAGGAGCGGCGGAAGCGGACCATGTTGTGTGACGTGCTGCAGTACATCCAGGATGGCAGAGCCTGCCAGCAGTGGCTCAGCAAACAGGCTGCAAT AGATGCTGGCATCACTCCAGCTGTCACAACAATCACAGTGTCAG CAACAGGTCGGCGGAGCGCCCCTCCTCTTAATCTGACCGGGTTGCCGGGGACAGAGAAACTCAACGAGCGGGAGAAAGAG TTATGCCAGGTTGTGCGGCTGGTGCCGGGGGCCTATCTGGAATACAAGCAGGCCTTGCTGAATGAGTGCAGACGGCAGGGTGGGCTTCGGCTGGCACAGGCCCGAGCGCTCATCAAGATCGACGTCAACAAGACGCGTAAAATCTATGATTTCTTAATCAAGGAGGGCTACATCACTAAGGCCTAG